The DNA region CGATACTCCCCGCTGGCTGGCCTGATACTACACCTGCGGAAAAATTTGTACCTTCAGCTGTTTGCGGCAGAGTATCCAGAGAAAGGGCATCAACCCCTGCCCGAAGAATGGCGGCTCGACTACTAGCTAATAGATCTTCATCAGAGCCTGAGCCATCTGCTATAAGGGTTGTATCTGGCCCAAAGATACGGATATTGCCCCCTTGAATGCTACCTGTTGCTTCGACTTTTAATGCGGCTCCTGTGTAGTTACCAAACACAACATCGCCGATGGCAGAAATAATTGGGTCATAGTAGCTGACAATATTACCTGGCCCACCATTACGGTTCAGAAATTGTAAGTTTCCGACACTAGCAAAATGTGCATCTGCGGAAATTACCCCATCACTAATTAGAGAAAGATTTCCTCCACTGATAAATGGCGTTTGCTCCAGATGCTGTAGCGCCAAGATGTCAATGCCTTGATCACCTTGTAAAGTTAAGCTTCTTCCTGTTCGCGCAGTAAACGGGTCTGTTGCAGTATCTCTAATCCTCAGCGTATCTGTAGCATGTAGAGAAAGATCATTACCGGCTAACAGTTTCCCTTCCAGATAAAGATTTTGACCTTGAAGCATAAGATTTTGGCCAGTTTCCAAAAGTCCCACACTGATGATGTCGCCTTGGGGTTGATTATTAAATTGAACGCCTAAGGGTACACTCATTGTCAGCAATTCCCCAGTTGCTGGGGTCGCACTAAACTTATTGCCATCAGCAAAAGTAAAACTATTGGCTGTACTGGTAATAAACGAACCACTGATATCTAGATCTGCATTGTCACCAAAGATCACACCATTGGGATTGAGTAAAAATAGATTGGCGGTGCCGTGAACTCCTAATAAACCATCGATATTTGAGACATTACTTCCTGTGACCCGACCGAGAATATTTTCAATGCCGACTGGATTAGCAAAATAAACCGATTGTCCTGTCTCAACATTAAAATCGCTAAAGCTATGAAAAAGGTTGCTACCTCGTGTCGCGCCACCATGGATGATGTTGTCTGGGCTAACGATAGAACTCTCAGCCTCGAGGGTATTATCAGGTAGCAGCTGCGCTTGGCTGGGAACTTCAGAGACTATTGTCCCCACAGCAACTCCTGTAAGTAGAGCAACCCAGCGTGAAAAAGAAAATGTCGTTGTAATTGGATTAGATGCGCGGTTCATATCGACCCGTTGTCTTCAGAATATTAGCGATCGCCAACCCTAGTAGAACGAAATGGCAAACTATTTGATTTGTGCCGAACTAAGACAAGACTATTAGCATCAACTGCTTATATGTCTGCCCCAGGACGATCTCACCCTGTGTATATCTTCTTTTATCAGGATTGTACTAGGCTCAGTGGTTTGATCTGAGTGACACTAACTATTGTTCGGATTCGTAGAGAACACTCCGGATAATCTGAAAAAATGATTTAATTTGGCGATGAGAAAGCGCCACTATGATGGAGATATTATCGTCATTTCAGACCATGGTTAAAGTCATTAAAATAGAGGCGAAATAATATTTTTAGTACTTATCTAAAGCTGATATGTAGTTTGACAAAAATCTGATGAAGCAGCCTGTAACTTAGAACTAGCAAATATCTCTGGATCAGCAACAAAATGCATATTTCCTGTTTTATCCCTTGCTACGCTTTGTGCCTCCACCAAAGTCGGGAAGGTTGAAGATGAGTCCAGATCTACTATGTCCACTGGTTCATCGTCTGGAGCAGTTACCCAAGGTACAGGAAGCCCTGCTGCATTACCCAGAGTGCTGGAACTCAGCGGTAATCCTCCTCGACCAGTCACCACAAACTTACCTTGATTTTCTGTATTACCAATGTCACAACTGGCTGCAATCTGATCCGTGCGATCGCTTAAAACAGCAGGGAGTTCTGTTAAACCTTGGCTAGGGTCAAGATCTAAGGTATTGAGGGAGATAGTTCCATTAAAGCCAAACTCAGAGCTGGCACTAATATCATTGGTGAGATTGCCTCGCAGCACATTGAAATTACTGTTACCTTGTTCCGTCAAACCAAAAATGCGTAGGGCATTAATGTTGATGTTGCCGCCATTACCTCCCACTGCATTGGCAATGATGTCATTGTTTTGGTCAGGTCGCGCAATCAAGAACCCATTCCCTAGAGTGAGTGTGACGTTACCACCGTTACCGGCATTGGTGTTGCTAGAACTAGCATTAATTAAGCTGCCACCAGTTAAAAATACGTGATTATCCACCGTAATATTGACGTTGCCACCACCTTGCTCAGAGGCACTTTCTGCAGATAATGTTACGCCATCCCTAAGGGCGAGAATCGATGCATTGTTTACTGTTAAATTTCCTGCTCTACCACTTGTAGGAGTGGAAGAGGCAACAGAAAAACGACCATTACCACGCAACGTCAAAGGACTATTCCCTTCAAGGATTAGATCCCCTCCATCCCCACTGCCTGAGGTTGATGCTGTAATCTCACCGCCATTCAGAAAGTTGAGTTCTGTAATAATAAGATCAATATTTCCACCTTTGCCAGGGCCGTTCGTTGAGGCTGTAATTGTTGAGCCATTTGTTAGGCTTACTTTAGGAGAGAAGATATCAATAATTCCACCCTGTCCAGAACCGCTAGTTGAAGCTGCTAATCTTCCAGCATTTGTAAGATTCAGCTCTGGAGTTAGGATCTCAATGTCTCCTCCTCCCCCAGAGCTGCTGGTGCCAGCTGCGATGAAGCCATTATTGCTGACATTAATAACATCAAAAACAAAGATTCTAATAATTCCACCTTCTCCAGAACCACTTGTAGAAGCCTCAATTCTACTGCTGTCCGTAATGTTGAGTGTCGAAGTCTGGATCTCAATGTCACCACCATCTCCAGGCCCTGTCGTAGAGGCTTCGATCCTGCTGCTATCCGCAAGATTTAGCTCAGAAACGATGATTTCAAGAAGCCCGCCATCCCCTGTACCATCAGTAGAAAGTCCGATACCGCCACTTGTGATATTTAGCTTTGAAGCCTGAATACCGATGCTTCCACTCTCCCCAGACCCACCCGTTGCCGCTGTGATCCCGCCTCCAGTAATGTTGAGTTCTGAAACTTGAATATCAATATCACCACCATCTCCAGAACCTGCAGTGAAAACAGAGAGTACCCCACCATTCGTAATAGTGACTGTTCTGTCGTTGCTGATACCAGACTTTGTCGGTTCAGGTTCAATTTCTAAAATTAGAATAGACCCTCCCTCTCCTGCCTCTCCTACACCATTTGCAGAGGTAGTGATTCTCCCACTATCGATAAGGAGTTTTTGGGAGAATTCAATTCTAATCACGCCGCCTTTTCCTCTACCAGTTGTAGAGGCTTCAATTAATCCATTATTGAGAAGATTCAGCTCAGCTACCTGAAAAGTAATATTTCCTGCAGCACCATCACTAGTACTGGAGGCAGAGAGCATTCCATCATTAGTAATAGTGACTATTTTGTCATTATTGGTGCCGGACCCCGTCGGTTCAATTCCTATAATTTCAATAGACCCCCCATCTGCTACATTCTCGGTTGAAGCAGTAATTTTCCCGCCATCGACAAAGAGTTGCTCGGAGAATTCGATTCTAATTACGCCACCTTTTCCTCCACCAGTTGTAGAGGCGCTGATTGCTGCATTATTGAGAAGATTTAGCTCAGCTACCCTAAAAGTAATATTTCCTGCGTCACCATTGCCAGAGCTTGAAGTTGTGATCATACTGCTATTCTCGGCGGTGAATGTGTTGGCGACAATTTCGATACCTCTACTGCGGCCAACTCCACTGAGGACTCGACTATCAATAACTGCTCCTTCTGTGACCAACACATTACCGCTAGCATTAATGGTAATGCGACCAGAATCGCCTCCATCTGCTACAGTTCCTGCAAATAGTATTCCTCCATTTTGGATCGTCAAATCATGGGTGGTGATCTGGATATCTCCACCATTCACATTTGTAGAGACATCGTTATTAATTCCACTGCTACTATTAATGAGAACCCTATTACTGTCGCTTTGGGGGGTTATCAGGTTGACATCTCCACCCAATGGTGAAGTTATAACCTCGTTTAAAATAATGTTTGATGCTTCTAGGGTTAAAGAATTGCTGCTGCCTGTGTTGACAGCACTATCCACAGTGATTGTATCGATGGCTTGCAACGTTAGGGCATTACTAAGTAATAAGGTGGCGATCGCCCCAGCACCGAT from [Leptolyngbya] sp. PCC 7376 includes:
- a CDS encoding filamentous hemagglutinin N-terminal domain-containing protein, encoding MTHQFSHTTKSLFHWNALVVGAASTIMFGASSSQAQLLPDTSLGIESSTISAGDVIHGGATRGSNLFHSFSDFNVNAGQAVYFANPTGIENILSRITGRNVSNIDGLLGVDGTANLFLLNPNGIIFGENARLDISGSFTASTGNSFTFTDGSEFSATPTAGELLTMNVPLGVQFNDRPQGNLTNEANLTVGNGSTLTLFGRDVVNSGNLTALGGTVEILGDRVALTDQANIDVSSPIGNGQVFIGGNYQGIGSLPNAISTFVGNDVVINANALTDGDGGQVIVWADEDTRFLGKINSKGGVISGNGGLVEVSGKQQLDFRGDVDTSAVAGSSGTLLLDPENITIVDGNSLPANVADGLWDFSEDPGDQTIGAGAIATLLLSNALTLQAIDTITVDSAVNTGSSNSLTLEASNIILNEVITSPLGGDVNLITPQSDSNRVLINSSSGINNDVSTNVNGGDIQITTHDLTIQNGGILFAGTVADGGDSGRITINASGNVLVTEGAVIDSRVLSGVGRSRGIEIVANTFTAENSSMITTSSSGNGDAGNITFRVAELNLLNNAAISASTTGGGKGGVIRIEFSEQLFVDGGKITASTENVADGGSIEIIGIEPTGSGTNNDKIVTITNDGMLSASSTSDGAAGNITFQVAELNLLNNGLIEASTTGRGKGGVIRIEFSQKLLIDSGRITTSANGVGEAGEGGSILILEIEPEPTKSGISNDRTVTITNGGVLSVFTAGSGDGGDIDIQVSELNITGGGITAATGGSGESGSIGIQASKLNITSGGIGLSTDGTGDGGLLEIIVSELNLADSSRIEASTTGPGDGGDIEIQTSTLNITDSSRIEASTSGSGEGGIIRIFVFDVINVSNNGFIAAGTSSSGGGGDIEILTPELNLTNAGRLAASTSGSGQGGIIDIFSPKVSLTNGSTITASTNGPGKGGNIDLIITELNFLNGGEITASTSGSGDGGDLILEGNSPLTLRGNGRFSVASSTPTSGRAGNLTVNNASILALRDGVTLSAESASEQGGGNVNITVDNHVFLTGGSLINASSSNTNAGNGGNVTLTLGNGFLIARPDQNNDIIANAVGGNGGNININALRIFGLTEQGNSNFNVLRGNLTNDISASSEFGFNGTISLNTLDLDPSQGLTELPAVLSDRTDQIAASCDIGNTENQGKFVVTGRGGLPLSSSTLGNAAGLPVPWVTAPDDEPVDIVDLDSSSTFPTLVEAQSVARDKTGNMHFVADPEIFASSKLQAASSDFCQTTYQL